One part of the Streptomyces nigra genome encodes these proteins:
- a CDS encoding acyl-CoA dehydrogenase family protein, giving the protein MAEFTMELNDEQKEVRDWLHGFAADVIRPAAAEWDEREETPWPVIQEAAKVGIYSLDFYAQQYFDQTGLGIPMAMEELFWGDAGIALSIVGTGLAAVGVLANGTEEQIGTWVPQMYGDANDVKLAAFCSSEPDAGSDVASMRTRAVYDETKDEWVINGTKTWATNGGIANVHVVVAVVDPELGSKGHASFIVPPNTPGLSQGQKFKKHGIRASHTAEVILDNVRVPGSCLLGGKEKLDERLARARERARTGGERVKNAAMATFEASRPAVGAMAVGTARAAYEVALDYATTREQFGRPIIDNQGVAFQLADMRTQIDAARLLVWRASWMAINGKPFTAAEGSMSKLFASETAKKVTAQAIQILGGNGYTREYPVERMHRDSAIYTIFEGTSEIQRLVIARTLSGMSIR; this is encoded by the coding sequence ATGGCCGAGTTCACCATGGAGCTCAACGACGAACAGAAGGAGGTCCGGGACTGGCTGCACGGCTTCGCGGCCGATGTGATCCGCCCCGCGGCCGCCGAATGGGACGAGCGTGAGGAGACTCCCTGGCCGGTGATCCAGGAGGCCGCGAAGGTCGGCATCTACTCGCTCGACTTCTACGCCCAGCAGTACTTCGACCAGACCGGCCTCGGCATCCCCATGGCGATGGAGGAGCTGTTCTGGGGCGACGCGGGCATCGCCCTGTCGATCGTCGGCACCGGTCTCGCGGCCGTCGGCGTCCTCGCCAACGGCACCGAGGAGCAGATCGGCACCTGGGTGCCCCAGATGTACGGCGACGCCAACGATGTCAAACTCGCGGCGTTCTGCTCCTCCGAGCCCGACGCCGGCTCCGACGTCGCCTCCATGCGCACCCGGGCCGTGTACGACGAGACCAAGGACGAGTGGGTGATCAACGGCACCAAGACCTGGGCGACCAACGGCGGCATCGCCAACGTCCACGTCGTCGTCGCCGTCGTCGACCCGGAGCTCGGCTCCAAGGGCCACGCCTCCTTCATCGTCCCGCCGAACACGCCGGGCCTGTCCCAGGGGCAGAAGTTCAAGAAGCACGGCATCCGCGCCTCGCACACCGCCGAGGTCATCCTCGACAACGTGCGTGTGCCCGGCTCCTGCCTGCTCGGCGGCAAGGAGAAGCTCGACGAGCGCCTCGCGCGGGCCCGTGAGCGGGCCAGGACGGGCGGCGAGCGTGTGAAGAACGCCGCGATGGCCACCTTCGAGGCGTCCCGGCCGGCGGTCGGCGCGATGGCCGTCGGCACCGCCCGCGCCGCCTACGAGGTCGCCCTGGACTACGCGACGACGCGTGAGCAGTTCGGGCGCCCGATCATCGACAACCAGGGCGTCGCCTTCCAGCTCGCCGACATGCGCACCCAGATCGACGCGGCCCGGCTGCTGGTGTGGCGGGCCTCGTGGATGGCGATCAACGGCAAGCCGTTCACGGCGGCCGAGGGGTCGATGTCGAAGCTGTTCGCGAGCGAGACGGCGAAGAAGGTCACCGCGCAGGCCATCCAGATCCTGGGCGGCAACGGCTACACCCGGGAGTACCCGGTGGAGCGCATGCACCGGGACTCGGCGATCTACACGATCTTCGAAGGGACGAGCGAGATCCAGCGGCTGGTGATCGCCCGCACGCTGTCGGGCATGTCGATCCGCTAG
- a CDS encoding MurT ligase domain-containing protein, with translation MAGNSDPLSPRAKLAVTAGKAVAAASRAAGRGSGSVIGGRVALKLDPDLLARLAQNLDVVLVSATNGKTTTTRLIAEALRAAGPVVSNALGANMPAGITSALAGGSDSRYGVIEVDEKYLAGVARDTDPKCIALLNLSRDQLDRAAETRMLAENWREGLAGSKAVVVANADDPLVVWAASSSPNVIWVAAGQMWKDDAWSCPSCGGVMQRPGDDWFCGECGFRRPTPSWALSGDHVLDPHGSAWPIRLQLPGRANKANAASSAAVAAVFGVPPQVALERMYSVQAVAGRYDVVQFMERDLRLLLAKNPAGWLETFSLIDPPPTPVILSVNARGADGTDTSWLWDVDYTRLSGHPICVVGDRRLDLAVRLEVANQQFQVFDTLDEAVRACPPGRIEVIANYTAFQDLRRRVGN, from the coding sequence ATGGCAGGCAACTCGGACCCGCTCTCGCCGCGGGCCAAGCTGGCCGTGACCGCGGGCAAGGCGGTCGCGGCTGCATCACGCGCCGCAGGGCGCGGCAGCGGTTCGGTGATCGGCGGCCGGGTGGCGCTCAAGCTCGACCCCGACCTCCTCGCCCGGCTGGCGCAGAACCTGGACGTGGTCCTGGTGTCCGCCACCAACGGCAAGACCACGACCACCCGGCTGATCGCGGAGGCGCTGCGGGCCGCCGGGCCGGTCGTCTCCAACGCGCTCGGCGCCAACATGCCGGCCGGCATCACCTCGGCGCTCGCCGGCGGCTCGGACTCGCGCTACGGCGTCATCGAGGTCGACGAGAAGTACCTCGCCGGAGTCGCCCGCGACACCGACCCGAAGTGCATCGCGCTGCTCAACCTCTCGCGCGACCAGCTGGACCGGGCCGCCGAGACCCGGATGCTCGCCGAGAACTGGCGTGAGGGCCTGGCCGGTTCGAAGGCCGTGGTCGTGGCCAACGCCGACGACCCGCTGGTCGTGTGGGCCGCGTCCTCCTCCCCCAACGTGATCTGGGTCGCCGCCGGGCAGATGTGGAAGGACGACGCCTGGTCCTGCCCGTCCTGCGGCGGTGTGATGCAGCGGCCGGGCGACGACTGGTTCTGCGGCGAGTGCGGCTTCCGCCGGCCGACGCCGAGCTGGGCGCTCTCCGGCGACCATGTGCTCGACCCGCACGGTTCGGCGTGGCCCATCCGGCTGCAGCTGCCCGGCCGGGCCAACAAGGCCAACGCCGCCTCCTCGGCCGCCGTCGCCGCCGTCTTCGGCGTGCCCCCGCAGGTCGCCCTGGAGCGGATGTACAGCGTGCAGGCCGTCGCCGGACGGTACGACGTCGTGCAGTTCATGGAGCGCGACCTGCGTCTGCTGCTGGCGAAGAACCCGGCGGGCTGGCTGGAGACGTTCTCCCTGATCGACCCGCCGCCGACCCCGGTGATCCTCTCGGTGAACGCGCGCGGCGCCGACGGCACCGACACCTCCTGGCTGTGGGACGTCGACTACACGCGGCTGTCCGGCCACCCGATCTGCGTCGTCGGTGACCGCCGGCTCGACCTCGCGGTGCGTCTGGAGGTGGCGAACCAGCAGTTCCAGGTGTTCGACACGCTCGACGAGGCCGTACGGGCCTGCCCGCCGGGCCGGATCGAGGTCATCGCCAACTACACCGCGTTCCAGGACCTGCGCCGCCGCGTCGGCAACTGA
- the def gene encoding peptide deformylase: MRNSSIPGTRGRVRPLTLLGDPVLHTPCAEVTAFGPELADLVEDLFATMYAAQGVGLAANQVGESLRVFVYDCPDDEDVRHLGHVVNPRLVEADGVVVRGPEGCLSLPGLEAGTERYDHAVVEGFTMSGEPVTVHGTGFFARCLQHECDHLEGRVYADRLSGLRHRRLMRQVARAPWHRSG; this comes from the coding sequence ATGCGCAACAGCTCCATTCCGGGCACCCGTGGGCGAGTCCGGCCCCTCACCCTGCTCGGCGACCCCGTCCTGCACACACCCTGTGCGGAGGTCACCGCATTCGGACCGGAACTCGCGGATCTCGTGGAGGACTTGTTCGCGACGATGTACGCCGCGCAGGGCGTCGGCCTCGCGGCGAACCAGGTGGGGGAGTCCCTGCGGGTCTTCGTCTACGACTGTCCCGACGACGAGGACGTCCGCCATCTCGGCCATGTGGTGAACCCGCGGCTGGTCGAGGCGGACGGCGTGGTCGTCCGGGGCCCGGAGGGCTGTCTGTCCCTGCCGGGCCTTGAGGCGGGCACCGAGCGGTACGACCACGCGGTGGTCGAGGGGTTCACGATGTCGGGCGAGCCGGTCACCGTGCACGGCACCGGGTTCTTCGCCCGCTGCCTCCAGCACGAGTGCGACCACCTGGAGGGCCGGGTGTACGCGGACCGGCTGAGCGGACTGCGCCACCGGCGGCTGATGCGCCAGGTGGCACGGGCCCCCTGGCACCGGTCCGGCTGA
- a CDS encoding cytochrome c oxidase assembly protein, whose amino-acid sequence MDHSGHGTMSDLPPFTLERGLAWSTDPFFLIACLVGLGLYAWGVVRLRRRGDAWPVTRTVSYVVGVLTVLLVMCTGLNEYGMVMFSVHMVQHMVISMLSPILILLGAPVTLALRALPPAARGSKGPRELLLALLHSRYMRIVTHPAFTIPIFVASLYALYFTPLFDTLMGSKTGHTAMMVHFLAVGVVFFWPIIGVDPGPHRPGHLMRMLELFAGMPFHAFFGIALMMGSVPMVETFKNPPASLGIDALSDQGAAGGIAWAFSEIPSVLVLIALLFQWYRSEQRQARRKDRAADRDGDKELEAYNAYLASLNARGN is encoded by the coding sequence ATGGATCACAGCGGCCACGGCACGATGTCGGATCTGCCGCCGTTCACGCTGGAGCGAGGGCTCGCGTGGTCCACGGACCCGTTCTTCCTCATCGCCTGCCTGGTGGGGCTCGGCCTGTACGCGTGGGGTGTCGTCCGGCTGCGGCGGCGCGGGGACGCCTGGCCGGTGACCCGGACCGTGTCGTACGTCGTCGGTGTGCTGACCGTGCTGCTGGTCATGTGCACCGGGCTGAACGAGTACGGCATGGTCATGTTCAGCGTGCACATGGTGCAGCACATGGTGATCAGCATGCTGTCGCCGATCCTGATCCTGCTCGGCGCGCCCGTCACCCTGGCGCTGCGCGCGCTGCCGCCCGCGGCCCGGGGCAGCAAGGGGCCGCGTGAGCTGCTGCTCGCGCTGCTGCACAGCCGGTACATGCGGATCGTGACGCACCCGGCGTTCACCATCCCGATCTTCGTCGCCAGCCTCTACGCGCTGTACTTCACGCCGCTGTTCGACACCCTGATGGGCTCGAAGACGGGGCACACCGCGATGATGGTGCACTTCCTCGCGGTCGGCGTGGTGTTCTTCTGGCCGATCATCGGCGTGGACCCCGGACCGCACCGGCCGGGCCATCTGATGCGGATGCTGGAGCTGTTCGCGGGCATGCCGTTCCACGCGTTCTTCGGCATCGCGCTGATGATGGGGTCCGTCCCCATGGTGGAGACGTTCAAGAACCCGCCGGCCTCCCTCGGTATCGACGCGCTCTCCGACCAGGGCGCGGCGGGTGGTATCGCCTGGGCCTTCAGCGAGATCCCGTCCGTGCTCGTGCTGATCGCGCTGCTGTTCCAGTGGTACCGCTCCGAGCAGCGTCAGGCCCGCCGCAAGGACCGCGCCGCCGACCGCGACGGCGACAAGGAACTGGAGGCGTACAACGCCTATCTCGCCTCATTGAACGCACGCGGGAACTGA
- a CDS encoding 6-phosphofructokinase — protein MRIGVLTSGGDCPGLNAVIRSVVHRAVVDHGDEVIGFRDGWKGLLECDYLKLDLDAVGGILARGGTILGSSRVQPSHLRDGVERAKGHVAELGLDAIIPIGGEGTLKAARLMSDSGLPVVGVPKTIDNDIAVTDVTFGFDTAVTVATEALDRLKTTAESHQRVLVVEVMGRHTGWIALHSGMAAGAHAIVVPERPFDIDELTRRVGARFEAGKRFAIVVAAEGAKPAPGTMAFDEGGKDVYGHERFAGIARQLSIELEHRLGKEARPVILGHVQRGGTPTAYDRVLATRFGWHAVEAVHRGEFGHMTALRGTDIEMVPLAEAVETLKTVPGDRYEEAECVL, from the coding sequence ATGCGCATTGGTGTCCTCACGTCCGGCGGCGACTGCCCCGGCCTGAACGCCGTCATCCGGTCCGTCGTGCACCGCGCCGTCGTCGACCACGGCGACGAGGTCATCGGCTTCCGGGACGGCTGGAAGGGCCTCCTGGAGTGCGACTACCTCAAGCTCGACCTCGACGCGGTGGGCGGCATCCTCGCCCGCGGCGGCACGATCCTCGGATCCTCCCGTGTCCAGCCCTCCCATCTGCGCGACGGCGTGGAGCGGGCCAAGGGCCATGTCGCGGAGCTGGGCCTGGACGCGATCATCCCGATCGGCGGCGAGGGCACGCTCAAGGCGGCCCGGCTGATGTCGGACAGCGGCCTGCCGGTCGTCGGGGTGCCGAAGACCATCGACAACGACATCGCGGTCACCGACGTCACCTTCGGCTTCGACACCGCCGTGACCGTGGCCACCGAGGCCCTGGACCGGCTGAAGACCACCGCCGAGTCCCACCAGCGCGTCCTCGTCGTCGAGGTCATGGGCCGGCACACCGGCTGGATCGCGCTGCACTCCGGCATGGCGGCCGGCGCGCACGCCATCGTCGTCCCCGAGCGGCCCTTCGACATCGACGAGCTGACCCGGCGGGTCGGCGCCCGGTTCGAGGCGGGCAAGCGGTTCGCGATCGTCGTCGCCGCGGAGGGGGCCAAGCCGGCGCCCGGCACGATGGCCTTCGACGAGGGCGGCAAGGACGTCTACGGCCATGAGCGCTTCGCCGGGATCGCCCGCCAGCTGTCGATCGAGCTGGAGCACCGCCTCGGCAAGGAGGCGCGTCCGGTGATCCTCGGGCATGTGCAGCGCGGCGGCACCCCGACCGCGTACGACCGGGTGCTGGCGACGCGGTTCGGCTGGCACGCGGTGGAGGCCGTGCACCGCGGCGAGTTCGGGCACATGACGGCGCTGCGCGGCACGGACATCGAGATGGTGCCGCTGGCGGAGGCCGTGGAGACGCTGAAGACGGTCCCCGGGGACCGCTACGAGGAAGCCGAGTGCGTCCTGTAG
- a CDS encoding NADP-dependent succinic semialdehyde dehydrogenase, translating to MPIATVNPANGETLKTYEAMGEEEVERRLQLAEATFRTYRTTSFADRARLLNRAADLLDEDQSDVARMMTTEMGKPIAQARAEAAKCAKAMRWYAERAEGLLADEEPAESDVKDSGASRVRVRYRPLGPVLAVMPWNFPLWQVIRFAAPALMAGNVGLLKHASNVPRTALYLEDLFHRAGYPEGCFQTLLIGSAQVDDILRDERVKAATLTGSEPAGRAVASTAGEMIKKTVLELGGSDPYVVMPSADLDRAAKVAVTARVQNNGQSCIAAKRFIVHTDVLDAFAERFVAGMKALVVGDPMHENTDVGPLASEQGRTDLEELVDDATRSGATALCGGHALRRPELPGWYYPPTVLTGITREMRIHREEAFGPVATLYRAADLDEAVLIANDSPFGLSSNVWTRDDAEVERFVRDLEAGSVYVNGMTASHPAFPFGGVKRSGFGRELSGHGIREFCNITTVWQGA from the coding sequence ATGCCCATCGCGACGGTCAATCCGGCGAACGGCGAGACGCTCAAGACGTACGAGGCCATGGGCGAGGAGGAGGTCGAGCGCCGGCTCCAGCTCGCCGAGGCCACGTTCCGCACGTACCGGACGACGAGCTTCGCCGACCGGGCGCGTCTGCTGAACCGCGCCGCGGACCTCCTCGACGAGGACCAGAGCGACGTCGCCCGGATGATGACCACCGAGATGGGCAAGCCCATCGCCCAGGCCCGCGCCGAGGCCGCCAAGTGCGCGAAGGCGATGCGCTGGTACGCCGAGCGCGCCGAGGGGCTGCTGGCCGACGAGGAGCCCGCCGAGTCGGACGTGAAGGACTCGGGCGCCTCGCGGGTGCGGGTCCGCTACCGCCCGCTGGGGCCGGTGCTGGCCGTGATGCCGTGGAACTTCCCGCTGTGGCAGGTGATCCGGTTCGCCGCGCCCGCGCTGATGGCGGGCAACGTGGGTCTGCTCAAGCACGCGTCCAACGTCCCCCGGACGGCCCTGTATCTGGAGGACCTGTTCCATCGCGCGGGCTATCCCGAGGGCTGTTTCCAGACCCTGCTCATCGGCTCCGCCCAGGTGGACGACATCCTGCGCGACGAGCGCGTCAAGGCGGCCACCCTCACCGGCAGCGAGCCGGCGGGACGCGCGGTCGCCTCCACCGCCGGCGAGATGATCAAGAAGACGGTGCTGGAGCTGGGCGGCAGCGACCCGTACGTCGTGATGCCGTCGGCCGACCTGGACCGGGCCGCGAAGGTCGCGGTGACGGCACGGGTGCAGAACAACGGGCAGTCCTGCATCGCCGCGAAGCGGTTCATCGTGCACACGGACGTCCTTGACGCCTTCGCCGAACGGTTCGTGGCGGGTATGAAGGCGCTGGTGGTCGGCGACCCGATGCACGAGAACACGGACGTCGGTCCGCTCGCCAGCGAACAGGGACGCACGGATCTGGAGGAACTCGTCGACGACGCCACCCGCAGCGGGGCGACCGCGCTGTGCGGCGGGCACGCGCTGCGCCGGCCCGAACTGCCGGGCTGGTACTACCCGCCGACCGTCCTCACGGGCATCACCCGCGAGATGCGCATCCACCGTGAGGAGGCGTTCGGGCCGGTCGCGACGCTGTACCGGGCGGCGGACCTGGACGAGGCGGTGCTGATCGCCAACGACTCGCCGTTCGGCCTGAGTTCGAACGTCTGGACACGCGACGACGCGGAGGTGGAGCGCTTCGTACGGGATCTGGAGGCCGGCAGCGTGTACGTCAACGGCATGACGGCGTCCCATCCGGCGTTCCCGTTCGGCGGGGTGAAGCGGTCCGGCTTCGGCCGTGAGCTGTCCGGGCACGGAATCCGGGAGTTCTGCAACATCACTACGGTTTGGCAGGGCGCGTGA
- a CDS encoding sensor histidine kinase — MSGFVAGLCVAILPLLAAGFWLGRRTARPQSLGDLGTPVEHATFETLHTASLAAPPLRAGLTEETARKSARRLRSLLGTDALCLTDRTDVLVWDGVGQHHRTQIMELLAGPLESGRGEALPLDCDSPDCPVRWAVVAPLTVDDRVHGALVACAPRESAVLVRAAAEVARWVSVQLELADLDRSRTRLIEAEIKALRAQISPHFIFNSLAVIASFVRTDPERARELLLEFADFTRYSFRRHGDFTTLADELHAIDHYLALVRARFGDRLDVTLQIAPEVLPVALPFLCLQPLVENAVKHGLEGKGASSASAKCRIGITAQDAGAEALVVIEDDGAGMDPDALRRILAGEVSPSGGIGLSNVDDRLRQVYGDEYGLVIETAPGAGMKITARLPKYQPGVHSGGRLTAP; from the coding sequence ATGAGCGGCTTCGTCGCGGGCCTGTGCGTGGCCATCCTGCCGCTGCTCGCCGCGGGCTTCTGGCTGGGCCGGCGCACCGCCCGCCCGCAGAGCCTCGGCGACCTCGGCACCCCGGTCGAGCACGCCACCTTCGAGACCCTGCACACCGCGTCCCTCGCCGCGCCCCCGCTGCGCGCCGGACTCACCGAGGAGACCGCCCGCAAGTCCGCCCGGCGGCTGCGCTCCCTGCTCGGCACCGACGCGCTGTGCCTGACCGACCGCACCGACGTCCTGGTCTGGGACGGCGTCGGCCAGCACCACCGCACCCAGATCATGGAGCTGCTCGCCGGGCCCCTGGAGTCGGGGCGAGGCGAGGCGCTGCCGCTCGACTGCGACAGCCCCGACTGCCCGGTGCGCTGGGCGGTCGTCGCCCCGCTCACCGTCGACGACCGCGTGCACGGCGCCCTCGTCGCCTGCGCGCCCCGCGAGTCCGCCGTCCTGGTACGCGCGGCGGCCGAGGTCGCCCGCTGGGTGTCGGTACAGCTGGAGCTGGCCGACCTCGACCGGTCCCGCACCCGGCTCATCGAGGCCGAGATCAAGGCACTGCGCGCCCAGATCTCCCCGCACTTCATCTTCAACTCGCTCGCCGTGATCGCCAGCTTCGTGCGCACCGACCCCGAGCGCGCCCGCGAGCTGCTGCTCGAGTTCGCCGACTTCACCCGGTACTCGTTCCGCCGGCACGGCGACTTCACCACCCTCGCCGACGAGCTGCACGCCATCGACCACTATCTGGCGCTGGTGCGGGCACGCTTCGGCGACCGCCTCGACGTCACCCTCCAGATCGCCCCCGAGGTCCTGCCGGTGGCCCTGCCCTTCCTGTGCCTCCAGCCGCTCGTGGAGAACGCCGTCAAGCACGGCCTGGAGGGCAAGGGGGCGTCGTCGGCGTCCGCGAAGTGCCGGATCGGCATCACCGCCCAGGACGCCGGCGCCGAGGCCCTCGTCGTCATCGAGGACGACGGCGCCGGGATGGACCCCGACGCGCTGCGCCGCATCCTCGCCGGCGAGGTCAGCCCGTCCGGGGGCATCGGGCTGTCCAACGTCGACGACCGGCTGCGGCAGGTCTACGGCGACGAGTACGGGCTCGTCATCGAGACCGCCCCGGGCGCGGGCATGAAGATCACCGCCCGGCTCCCGAAGTACCAGCCGGGCGTGCACTCCGGCGGACGGCTCACCGCCCCCTGA
- a CDS encoding TetR family transcriptional regulator codes for MDTTQRTDQQRSADRRRRELLEAADRVVLRDGPQASMNAIAAEAGITKPILYRHFGDKGGLYAALAKRHTDALLDSLRAALDAPADRRERVESTLDTYLAAIEARPQVYRFLMHPAEGGHTGDQGFDVGKHSAPLLRRMGEELATVIEERLDLGPGSQQLARVWGHGIVGMMHAAGDWWLGERPCSRAELVRSLADLLWGRLAAAGDKIGGPGF; via the coding sequence ATGGACACCACGCAGCGGACGGATCAGCAGCGGTCCGCCGACCGACGTCGGCGCGAGCTGCTGGAGGCCGCCGACAGAGTGGTGCTGCGGGACGGCCCGCAGGCCTCGATGAACGCCATCGCGGCGGAGGCGGGCATCACCAAGCCCATCCTGTACCGCCACTTCGGCGACAAGGGCGGGCTCTACGCGGCCCTGGCCAAGCGGCACACGGACGCCCTGCTGGACTCGCTGCGGGCCGCCCTGGACGCGCCCGCCGACCGGCGCGAGCGCGTCGAGTCCACGCTCGACACCTATCTGGCGGCCATCGAGGCCCGCCCCCAGGTCTACCGGTTCCTGATGCATCCGGCGGAGGGCGGCCACACCGGCGACCAGGGCTTCGACGTCGGCAAGCACTCCGCCCCGCTGCTGCGGCGGATGGGCGAGGAACTGGCCACCGTCATCGAGGAGCGCCTCGACCTCGGCCCCGGCAGCCAGCAGCTGGCCCGGGTCTGGGGCCATGGCATCGTCGGCATGATGCACGCCGCCGGGGACTGGTGGCTCGGCGAGCGGCCGTGCTCCCGGGCGGAGTTGGTGCGCAGCCTGGCCGACCTGCTGTGGGGGCGGCTCGCCGCGGCGGGCGACAAGATCGGCGGACCCGGCTTCTGA
- a CDS encoding NUDIX domain-containing protein: MSPARERRSAGLLLFRRTDAGPEVLLGHMGGPYFARRDAGAWTVPKGEYTPDEPAWDAARREFEEELGLPPPEGEAVPLGEVKQAGGKTVTVWAVEADLDPAAVVPGTFTMEWPPRSGRTQEFPELDRVAWLSLDRAREVIVKAQAAFLDRLAEHSS; encoded by the coding sequence GTGAGCCCGGCCCGCGAGCGGCGCAGCGCCGGCCTGCTGCTGTTCCGCCGCACGGACGCCGGACCGGAGGTACTGCTCGGCCATATGGGTGGCCCGTACTTCGCACGGCGGGACGCCGGGGCGTGGACGGTCCCGAAGGGCGAGTACACGCCGGACGAGCCCGCGTGGGACGCGGCCCGTCGCGAGTTCGAGGAGGAGCTGGGGCTGCCGCCGCCGGAGGGCGAGGCCGTCCCGCTGGGCGAGGTCAAGCAGGCGGGCGGCAAGACCGTCACCGTCTGGGCGGTCGAGGCCGACCTGGACCCGGCGGCCGTCGTACCGGGCACGTTCACGATGGAGTGGCCGCCGCGCTCGGGCCGTACCCAGGAGTTCCCGGAGCTGGACCGGGTGGCCTGGCTGTCCCTCGACCGGGCGCGCGAGGTGATCGTCAAGGCCCAGGCCGCGTTTCTCGACCGGCTGGCGGAGCACTCGTCCTGA
- a CDS encoding type 1 glutamine amidotransferase, whose product MSDNQLRVVWIYPDLLSTYGDQGNVLVVERRARQRGLDVARLDVRSDQPIPTSGDIYLIGGGEDRPQRLAAERLRRDGGLLRAVENGAIVFSVCAGYQILGHEFINDLGQREPGLGLIDVVSVRGEGARCVGDVLADIDPRLGLPPLTGFENHQGVTHLGPTARPFAQVRFGNGNGTGDGTEGAYNDTVFGTYMHGPVLARNPQIADLLLKLALDVNALPPTDDRWYEALRDERIAAAQQPA is encoded by the coding sequence GTGAGCGACAACCAACTGCGGGTCGTCTGGATCTACCCGGACCTGCTCAGCACCTACGGCGACCAGGGCAACGTCCTCGTGGTGGAGCGCCGGGCGCGGCAGCGCGGCCTCGACGTGGCCCGTCTCGACGTGCGCAGCGACCAGCCGATCCCGACCTCCGGGGACATCTACCTCATCGGCGGCGGCGAGGACCGGCCGCAGCGGCTCGCGGCCGAGCGGCTGCGCCGGGACGGCGGCCTGCTCCGGGCCGTGGAGAACGGCGCCATCGTGTTCTCGGTGTGCGCCGGCTACCAGATCCTCGGCCACGAGTTCATCAACGACCTCGGCCAGCGCGAGCCCGGTCTCGGGCTGATCGACGTGGTGTCGGTGCGCGGCGAGGGCGCGCGCTGCGTCGGCGACGTGCTCGCGGACATCGACCCGCGGCTCGGCCTGCCCCCGCTGACCGGCTTCGAGAACCACCAGGGCGTCACCCACCTCGGCCCGACCGCCCGCCCGTTCGCCCAGGTCCGCTTCGGCAACGGCAACGGCACGGGCGACGGCACCGAGGGCGCGTACAACGACACCGTCTTCGGTACGTACATGCACGGCCCGGTCCTCGCGCGCAACCCGCAGATCGCCGATCTGCTGCTGAAGCTGGCGCTCGACGTGAACGCGCTGCCCCCGACCGACGACCGCTGGTACGAGGCGCTGCGCGACGAGCGCATCGCGGCCGCGCAGCAGCCCGCCTGA
- a CDS encoding DUF6213 family protein, giving the protein MNREVTLPLIVDDRGTLQVAAADVSKLLRTVGGRWLHLVEAGADGLDEDTVAALTIELAKLADRIDVACIAHSSGTTP; this is encoded by the coding sequence GTGAACCGCGAAGTTACTCTGCCGCTGATCGTCGACGACCGGGGGACCTTGCAGGTGGCCGCCGCCGACGTGAGCAAGCTGCTGCGCACGGTGGGCGGCCGGTGGCTGCACCTCGTGGAGGCCGGCGCGGACGGACTCGACGAGGACACGGTCGCGGCGCTGACCATCGAGCTGGCCAAGCTCGCGGACCGGATCGACGTGGCCTGCATCGCCCACAGCAGCGGCACCACCCCGTAG